The DNA sequence TTGTCCAAATCGATTATAATATCTTTTATAGCACTAATAGATCTTAATACGCAAAGTTTTGAAGCTTCATATCCTTCAATTGTAGACAAATCTCTTCCTAGCTTTCCTTTGTATACTAAATTCACTCCATCTTTGGGAGTTTGCCCCGATACATATATATACTCCCCACACTTAACTGCCGGGACATATATTGCACCCGGTTTTGGCGACAACGGAATATTGATTTTCAATTCCTTTAGTCTATTTTCTATTATCATTTTTTATCCCCTTAATTACGCTAGATAGATCTTCTATATCGCAATCAATAGTATTCAGTTTATGTTTCTCAAAAACAGCTGTGTATTTCAATCCACTTCCTGTCACAATACAAACAACTCTATCGTTTTCATTTAAATAATTTTGCTTCTTTAATTTTTTTACGGCAGCCAATGGAACCGCAGATGCTGGCTGAATAAAAATACCTTCCCTTGCTAGAATCCCCTGCGCATCTATTATTTCTTCATCTGTAACACTAACTGCGATTCCTCCATTTGCTTTTAGCATACGAAGAATTTGATTG is a window from the Peptostreptococcaceae bacterium genome containing:
- a CDS encoding RidA family protein; this translates as MIIENRLKELKINIPLSPKPGAIYVPAVKCGEYIYVSGQTPKDGVNLVYKGKLGRDLSTIEGYEASKLCVLRSISAIKDIIIDLDNIEKIVKMTGFVNSCEDFTEQSLVINGASELLEQIFGEVGKHARSAIGVNSLPGNAAVEIELIVKIKK